One genomic window of Acidobacteriota bacterium includes the following:
- a CDS encoding biopolymer transporter ExbD — translation MRGRRSRKPDSAEVDLTPMLDVVFILLIFFIVTSTFAREEAIGLEPPPPPAPPDEEQQEQVPAILILVEESNLITVNGRPTDISSVRANIERVVAESPNSAVIIQVHPKAKSGVVVAIRDEAYNAGFTDRVNILVTQT, via the coding sequence ATGCGCGGACGTAGAAGCAGAAAGCCGGATTCGGCCGAGGTCGATCTGACACCGATGCTGGATGTCGTGTTCATCCTGCTGATCTTCTTCATCGTGACGTCGACGTTTGCGCGGGAAGAGGCCATCGGCCTCGAGCCGCCGCCGCCGCCGGCGCCGCCAGACGAGGAACAGCAGGAACAGGTTCCGGCCATCCTCATCCTTGTGGAAGAGTCTAACCTGATCACGGTCAATGGCCGCCCTACCGACATCAGCTCGGTGCGTGCCAACATCGAACGGGTTGTCGCAGAATCGCCCAATAGTGCGGTTATCATCCAGGTTCACCCCAAGGCGAAGAGCGGCGTGGTGGTTGCAATCCGGGATGAGGCCTACAACGCGGGCTTTACCGACCGCGTCAACATCCTCGTCACTCAGACCTGA
- a CDS encoding biopolymer transporter ExbD: MARARREYAETGSEIDLTPMLDVVFILLIFFIVTAQFIKEPGVAIVRPEVDNKASAKPLAILIAIDANSDVYIDKKKIAPAEVAFTIKDMRLDNPRGEIVVQTDVNADAGVMVDVMEAINKIDGETVINISAKTNG; this comes from the coding sequence ATGGCACGTGCAAGACGTGAATATGCCGAAACAGGCAGCGAGATCGACCTGACCCCGATGCTGGATGTCGTGTTCATCCTGCTGATCTTCTTCATCGTGACGGCGCAGTTCATCAAGGAGCCGGGCGTGGCAATCGTCCGTCCGGAAGTGGACAACAAGGCCTCGGCGAAACCGCTGGCGATCCTGATCGCCATCGATGCCAACAGCGATGTCTATATCGACAAGAAGAAGATCGCGCCGGCGGAAGTGGCGTTCACCATCAAGGACATGCGTCTCGACAACCCGCGTGGCGAGATCGTGGTCCAGACCGACGTGAACGCTGATGCCGGCGTGATGGTCGACGTGATGGAAGCCATCAACAAGATCGACGGCGAGACGGTGATCAACATCTCGGCGAAGACGAACGGTTAA
- a CDS encoding TonB family protein codes for MRILAATAIAIPIVLAIFMLMNALISVKELKLASGEQRVLAAITPQKQDSDVRTRQRSKPQRIDSAAKPPPPPKQSATKSSINLPTPKIEGAVPQNLDLGRMKSLAIDPVAVSDRDAQPIRPPTPSYPQRAQERGLSGSCDVRFDVDTRGKPYNVSATCTDAVFKAEAERAVGRVEFAPKIVRGKAVERRNVVYPLEFNIQ; via the coding sequence ATGCGCATCCTGGCCGCTACGGCGATTGCGATTCCGATCGTCCTGGCGATCTTCATGCTGATGAATGCCCTCATCTCCGTGAAAGAGCTGAAGCTTGCGAGTGGCGAGCAGCGTGTGCTGGCCGCCATCACGCCGCAGAAGCAGGACTCCGACGTGCGGACCCGCCAGCGGTCGAAACCGCAGCGGATCGACTCGGCGGCCAAGCCGCCGCCGCCGCCGAAACAGTCCGCCACGAAGTCGAGCATCAACCTGCCGACTCCGAAGATCGAGGGTGCTGTTCCGCAGAACCTCGACCTTGGCCGGATGAAGTCGCTGGCAATCGACCCGGTGGCCGTGTCGGACCGCGACGCGCAGCCGATCCGTCCGCCGACGCCGTCCTATCCGCAGCGCGCCCAGGAGCGTGGCCTGTCGGGCAGCTGCGACGTGCGCTTTGACGTGGATACCCGCGGCAAGCCGTACAACGTCTCGGCCACCTGCACGGACGCGGTCTTCAAGGCGGAAGCCGAGCGGGCCGTGGGCCGCGTCGAGTTCGCGCCCAAGATCGTGCGCGGCAAGGCGGTTGAACGCCGGAACGTCGTCTACCCGCTGGAATTCAACATCCAGTAG
- a CDS encoding polymer-forming cytoskeletal protein codes for MFTKNSKTPETAPIEPPKVVSAQEAVRGAATKSAARAASIICADMKINGSVISEGSLQIDGVVDGDVSATDITIGASGQITGEVKAEVVKVKGKIKGSIRARKVELETGAHVKGDIVHSSLQIQSNAVFEGQVKHADDPLRETGPMAASESKPMSASSSVGTFGISSQPS; via the coding sequence ATGTTCACAAAGAATAGCAAAACCCCGGAAACCGCCCCGATCGAGCCGCCGAAGGTGGTTTCGGCGCAAGAGGCCGTCCGGGGTGCAGCGACGAAGTCCGCTGCGCGCGCCGCTTCCATCATTTGCGCCGACATGAAGATCAATGGCTCGGTCATCTCTGAAGGTTCGCTTCAGATTGACGGCGTCGTCGACGGCGACGTGTCGGCCACCGACATCACCATCGGCGCCTCGGGCCAGATCACCGGCGAAGTGAAAGCCGAAGTCGTCAAGGTGAAGGGCAAGATCAAGGGCTCCATCCGCGCCCGCAAGGTCGAACTCGAGACCGGCGCCCACGTGAAGGGCGACATCGTCCACTCGTCCCTGCAGATCCAGTCGAACGCCGTGTTCGAAGGCCAGGTGAAGCATGCCGACGATCCGCTGCGCGAAACCGGCCCGATGGCCGCCAGCGAGTCCAAGCCGATGAGCGCCTCCAGCTCCGTCGGCACCTTCGGGATTTCCTCGCAGCCGAGCTGA